A region of the Acidimicrobiales bacterium genome:
CCGCCGCGGCCCTCCCGGCCGCCGTGGCTGGCGCCGATGGCGGTGCTGGTGGCGATCGTGGCGCTGTGGGGCGGCTTCGCGCTGGTGTCCGCCGACGGCGGCGGACCGGACACCGCCGGGCCCGACGAGCCGGCCGGCTCGGACGACACCCGGCCCGCCGAGGAGGTGGCCGCCGACACCACCGAAGCGCCCCTGCCCCCGTTCGACGGGTGGGTGGACCCCGCGAGCAGCGGGCGCATGTGGAGCGAGGAGGTCCCCGGCATCCTGACCTTCCGGGGCAATCCGACCCGCTCCTACTACGGCGAGGGTCCCGTCCCCACCGCCCCCCAGGTGCTGTGGACCTACCCCCAGGGCACGATGTGCGGCAACTCGACCGACGGGAGCGGAACGCAGACCTGGTGCGGGACGGGCTGGACCGGCCAGCCCAACGTCCACGAGCAGGACGGACGCACGGTGGTGTCCTTCGGCGCCTACGACTACGGGGTGCACTGGGTCGACGCCGAGACCGGGACCGACCTACGGCCGGCGTTCGAGACCGGCGACATCATCAAGGGCACCGTCACCACCGATCCCGACGGCTACCCGCTCACCTACTCGGGGTCACGGGACAACTACTACCGGATCCTCGCCACCGACCGGCCGGGCGAGGCGGTCGAGCTGTGGAGGCTCGGCGCCACGGATTTCGGTGTGCAGAAGGTGTGGAACGACGACTGGGACGGGTCCGGCCTGGTGATCGACGACTACCTCTTCGAGGGCGGCGAGAACAGCTGGTTCTACATCGTGAAACTCAACCGGGCCTACGGCCCCGACGGGCTCGTGACCGTGAACCCCGAGGTCGTGTTCCGCACCCCGAGCTGGGACGCCGAGCTCGAGGCCGTCATCAGCGACCGCCAGTTCAGCATCGAGAACTCGGTGGCCGTCTCGGGCAACACCGTCTACTTCGCGAACTCCGCCGGCCTCGTGCAGGGCTGGGACATCACCGGGCTGAAGGAGGGGGTCGAGCCCACCCGGGTGTTCCGATTCTGGACGGGCGACGACACCGACGCCTCCATCGTGATCGACCCCGAGGGCTACCTCTACGTGGGCTCGGAGTACGAGCGGCGCAACACCCGCTCCACCGAGGTCGGCCAGATCATGAAGCTCGACCCCCGCAACCCCGAGAACCCGCTCGTGTGGTCGGTGAAGGACCAGGCCCCGGGCAAGCAGGGCGTGTGGGGCACACCGGCGCTCGCGAACGGAGTGGTCTACGCCGACACGAACGCCGGGCGGGTGCTCGGCATCGACCAACAGACCGGGGAGGTGCTGTGGGAGAAGGACCTCGGCTCCCAGACCTGGCAGTCCCCGGTCGTGGTCGACGACCGGCTCCTCATCGGCGACTGCCAGGGCGTGCTGCGGGCCTACGACGTGTCCGACCCGAGGG
Encoded here:
- a CDS encoding PQQ-binding-like beta-propeller repeat protein, with protein sequence MAVLVAIVALWGGFALVSADGGGPDTAGPDEPAGSDDTRPAEEVAADTTEAPLPPFDGWVDPASSGRMWSEEVPGILTFRGNPTRSYYGEGPVPTAPQVLWTYPQGTMCGNSTDGSGTQTWCGTGWTGQPNVHEQDGRTVVSFGAYDYGVHWVDAETGTDLRPAFETGDIIKGTVTTDPDGYPLTYSGSRDNYYRILATDRPGEAVELWRLGATDFGVQKVWNDDWDGSGLVIDDYLFEGGENSWFYIVKLNRAYGPDGLVTVNPEVVFRTPSWDAELEAVISDRQFSIENSVAVSGNTVYFANSAGLVQGWDITGLKEGVEPTRVFRFWTGDDTDASIVIDPEGYLYVGSEYERRNTRSTEVGQIMKLDPRNPENPLVWSVKDQAPGKQGVWGTPALANGVVYADTNAGRVLGIDQQTGEVLWEKDLGSQTWQSPVVVDDRLLIGDCQGVLRAYDVSDPRVDPPEVWAVQLEGCIESTPAVWKGRIYVGTRGGKMYALGDPPATATPALPDSAEGATTPR